The sequence GGCAAGCCGGACCTCTTCCTCGCACCGGGTAGGGTCCTGCAGGTTGCGGGCCGGCATCCGGGTACAAGCCGCCAGCGCCGCCACGTTGTCGGCCTGCTGGCCTTTGACGCCGTGGATGGTGGAGAGCACCACCTGCGGCGAAGCGCCGGCCAGGATGCGGTCCCACTGCCCGCTCTCACGGGCTGCCTGCCACGCTTTCAGGTCACGGGCGCTCACGCCGCCGGCCAGCACCTCCAGGTTCCGCAGCGCCAGCCGGTCGAAGCCCCACTCCGTCAGTCCCAGTTCCGGCAACTCCGCCAACGTCACCCGGTCTGCCGGCCGCTCACCCGCCAGCGCTTCGATGCGGCTCTTGGCGCCGTAAACCCACGCCCCCGGCCGCTCTTTGGTCGTGACGCGGCTCTTGTCCGTCAGCGCCGTGAGCTCGGATAGCGTCACGGACCCGCCCGGTGCGGAGAGGCGATAGACGGCTCGCGCCGCCCGCAGGGGCCCGCGGTCACTCCACGGCGTGTAACGCGCCTCGCCCTGGATGCGGTAGGGGATGCCGGTCTCTTCCAACTCCGCGGCCAATGGGTCCGC is a genomic window of Actinomycetota bacterium containing:
- a CDS encoding 3'-5' exonuclease, encoding IYSFIGAAPELLNSRPAARVVKLEQSHRLPARVAALAARIIGRNRDRVAKRVLPRPGADGEIHRAAHLGELPLTNGESWMVLFRNWRFADPLAAELEETGIPYRIQGEARYTPWSDRGPLRAARAVYRLSAPGGSVTLSELTALTDKSRVTTKERPGAWVYGAKSRIEALAGERPADRVTLAELPELGLTEWGFDRLALRNLEVLAGGVSARDLKAWQAARESGQWDRILAGASPQVVLSTIHGVKGQQADNVAALAACTRMPARNLQDPTRCEEEVRLAYVAVTRAYRRFYTLDGGSMPFGQPYEVFE